The Juglans microcarpa x Juglans regia isolate MS1-56 chromosome 2S, Jm3101_v1.0, whole genome shotgun sequence genome has a window encoding:
- the LOC121252782 gene encoding U-box domain-containing protein 3-like isoform X2 encodes MHKGQMDTKSVTCLINNISRFIHLVSSRTMKAMPLQKDYRQLVGVLKLLKAVLDEIVDYKIPTDEFLYKECEELDVAVNETRDFIENWSPTMSKICSVLRSEPLLMKIWSSSLKICCLLYRLLKSSPSTLSLNSVQHCMQELQCLKLERITEYIGEALRSERDDIVPCTENLVKIIEFLSLTTNQELLKESISVEKERINAQVNYVEGESDQLFQIVNLVNHIRDCMVKIQRFEATTGVLVPSYFRCPLSLELMLDPVIVASGQTYERSSIQKWLYNGLTICPKTRQTLTHTNLIPNYTVKAMIANWCEENNIKLHNSERTNFVSVPSPSDHASPRDLIHTDSSSCSLHSSKMTSRSSPEVGNEFQKQKSDVLYRLGVEKSSGFQIKETEKFDHAPPDQSYIHHRNEPASRAISSVDYMPPSTDQSSRTFNKHENVNELSGEVTTEFPAAASPHYNELGFSPWLSRKKFDSSQTKVEVAENRNHNYFRENSLPFLDSGSDELTTISHIKKLIEDLKRQSNEVKTTAAEGLRLLTKHNIENRIIIGQCGAIAPLLSLLYSEMKLTQEHAVTALLNLSINENNKAMIAKSGAIEPLIHVLKTGNDGAKENSAAALYSLSALEEYKAKIGRSGAVKALVDLLGSGTLRGKKDAAAALFNLSIFHENKACIVQAGAVKHLIKLMDPATGMVDKAVALLTNLSTIWEGHSAINQEGGIPLLVEIVESGSRRGKENAASILLQLCLHSPKNCTLVLQEGAVPPLVALSQSGTPRAKEKAQQLLSHFRNQREEVAGKGKS; translated from the exons ATGCATAAAG GTCAAATGGACACAAAATCTGTAACATGTCTTATCAACAACATTTCTCGATTCATTCATCTAGTTTCATCTCGGACAATGAAAGCTATGCCTCTTCAGAAGGATTACAGACAACTAGTTGGTGTACTGAAGCTTTTGAAGGCTGTTCTCGATGAAATTGTTGATTACAAAATTCCTACAGATGAATTCCTATATAAAGAATGTGAAGAACTGGACGTGGCTGTTAATGAGACAAGGGACTTCATAGAAAACTGGTCTCCAACCATGAGCAAAATTTGCAGT GTTCTGAGGAGTGAGCCATTGTTGATGAAAATTTGGAGCTCATCACTCAAGATTTGTTGCCTTCTCTATAGATTGTTAAAGTCATCTCCATCTACTTTAAGTTTAAATAGTGTGCAG CACTGTATGCAGGAACTTCAATGTCTGAAGCTGGAAAGAATAACGGAATATATAGGAGAGGCTCTTCGAAGTGAAAGAGATGATATTGTTCCCTGCACAGAAAATCTTGTGAAGATTATTGAGTTCCTTAGTTTGACAACAAACCAGGAACTTCTAAAAGAAAGTATTTCTGtcgaaaaagagagaataaatgCCCAGGTCAATTACGTGGAAGGGGAATCAGATCAACTCTTTCAAATAGTGAATCTTGTCAACCACATTCGTGATTGCATGGTTAAAATTCAACGGTTTGAAGCCACAACTGGAGTCCTTGTCCCTTCATACTTCCGATGTCCTTTATCACTGGAACTCATGTTGGATCCTGTAATTGTGGCTTCAGGTCAAACCTACGAGAGGTCTTCCATCCAAAAGTGGCTTTATAATGGGTTGACTATTTGCCCGAAGACTCGCcaaacactcacacacacaaaccTCATTCCCAATTATACAGTCAAAGCCATGATAGCAAACTGGTGTGAAGAAAACAATATAAAACTTCATAACTCTGAGCGCACTAATTTTGTCTCAGTGCCATCACCATCAGATCATGCATCTCCGCGAGATTTAATCCATACAGATAGTTCCTCTTGTTCTTTACACAGTAGCAAGATGACATCAAGATCATCTCCCGAAGTTGGAAACGAATTTCAGAAGCAAAAGAGTGATGTTTTGTATAGATTAGGTGTGGAGAAATCCAGCGGATTCCAAATCAAGGAGACAGAAAAGTTTGACCATGCACCCCCTGATCAGTCATATATTCATCACAGGAATGAACCAGCCTCACGTGCCATTTCCAGTGTTGATTATATGCCTCCATCAACGGATCAGTCGTCAAGAACATTTAACAAGCATGAAAATGTGAATGAACTGTCTGGAGAAGTCACAACTGAGTTTCCTGCTGCTGCTTCTCCTCATTATAATGAACTGGGATTTTCCCCTTGGTTATCACGAAAGAAATTTGACAGCTCCCAAACAAAAGTTGAAGTAGCAGAGAATAGAAACCATAATTACTTCAGAGAAAACTCACTCCCATTTTTGGACTCAGGATCTGATGAATTGACCACTATTTCCCATATCAAGAAATTGATTGAAGACCTTAAGAGGCAGTCAAATGAAGTGAAAACTACAGCTGCAGAAGGGTTGCGGCTTCTTACAAAGCACAACATTGAGAATCGCATCATTATTGGCCAGTGTGGGGCTATTGCACCTTTGCTTTCATTGCTGTATTCAGAAATGAAGCTAACCCAAGAACATGCTGTTACGGCCCTTTTGAATTTatcaattaatgaaaacaataaGGCCATGATTGCTAAATCAGGAGCTATAGAACCACTTATCCATGTTCTGAAAACGGGAAATGATGGAGCGAAAGAAAATTCTGCAGCCGCTCTATACAGCCTCTCTGCATTAGAAGAATACAAGGCAAAAATTGGTCGTTCTGGTGCAGTTAAAGCATTGGTGGATCTTCTAGGCTCAGGGACACTTAGAGGGAAGAAAGATGCTGCTGCTGCTTTGTTTAACCtatcaatttttcatgaaaataaggCTTGCATAGTTCAAGCCGGAGCTGTGAAGCACCTTATTAAGTTGATGGACCCTGCTACTGGAATGGTTGACAAGGCTGTCGCTCTTCTAACAAACCTTTCGACAATATGGGAGGGGCATTCAGCAATTAATCAGGAAGGGGGTATCCCTTTACTGGTTGAGATTGTTGAATCAGGATCTCGGAGGGGAAAGGAAAATGCTGCCTCCATACTGTTGCAACTGTGCCTCCACAGTCCCAAGAATTGTACCCTGGTGCTGCAAGAAGGCGCTGTCCCTCCCTTGGTTGCCTTATCTCAGTCTGGCACACCCAGAGCAAAGGAAAAG
- the LOC121252782 gene encoding U-box domain-containing protein 3-like isoform X1, which produces MHKGNKSTLFSLESSSPSYNNANLVVAKGNSYDCQMDTKSVTCLINNISRFIHLVSSRTMKAMPLQKDYRQLVGVLKLLKAVLDEIVDYKIPTDEFLYKECEELDVAVNETRDFIENWSPTMSKICSVLRSEPLLMKIWSSSLKICCLLYRLLKSSPSTLSLNSVQHCMQELQCLKLERITEYIGEALRSERDDIVPCTENLVKIIEFLSLTTNQELLKESISVEKERINAQVNYVEGESDQLFQIVNLVNHIRDCMVKIQRFEATTGVLVPSYFRCPLSLELMLDPVIVASGQTYERSSIQKWLYNGLTICPKTRQTLTHTNLIPNYTVKAMIANWCEENNIKLHNSERTNFVSVPSPSDHASPRDLIHTDSSSCSLHSSKMTSRSSPEVGNEFQKQKSDVLYRLGVEKSSGFQIKETEKFDHAPPDQSYIHHRNEPASRAISSVDYMPPSTDQSSRTFNKHENVNELSGEVTTEFPAAASPHYNELGFSPWLSRKKFDSSQTKVEVAENRNHNYFRENSLPFLDSGSDELTTISHIKKLIEDLKRQSNEVKTTAAEGLRLLTKHNIENRIIIGQCGAIAPLLSLLYSEMKLTQEHAVTALLNLSINENNKAMIAKSGAIEPLIHVLKTGNDGAKENSAAALYSLSALEEYKAKIGRSGAVKALVDLLGSGTLRGKKDAAAALFNLSIFHENKACIVQAGAVKHLIKLMDPATGMVDKAVALLTNLSTIWEGHSAINQEGGIPLLVEIVESGSRRGKENAASILLQLCLHSPKNCTLVLQEGAVPPLVALSQSGTPRAKEKAQQLLSHFRNQREEVAGKGKS; this is translated from the exons ATGCATAAAG GTAATAAGAGCACATTATTTTCTCTAGAATCATCAAGCCCCAGTTATAACAATGCAAATCTAGTAGTTGCCAAAGGGAACTCTTATGATT GTCAAATGGACACAAAATCTGTAACATGTCTTATCAACAACATTTCTCGATTCATTCATCTAGTTTCATCTCGGACAATGAAAGCTATGCCTCTTCAGAAGGATTACAGACAACTAGTTGGTGTACTGAAGCTTTTGAAGGCTGTTCTCGATGAAATTGTTGATTACAAAATTCCTACAGATGAATTCCTATATAAAGAATGTGAAGAACTGGACGTGGCTGTTAATGAGACAAGGGACTTCATAGAAAACTGGTCTCCAACCATGAGCAAAATTTGCAGT GTTCTGAGGAGTGAGCCATTGTTGATGAAAATTTGGAGCTCATCACTCAAGATTTGTTGCCTTCTCTATAGATTGTTAAAGTCATCTCCATCTACTTTAAGTTTAAATAGTGTGCAG CACTGTATGCAGGAACTTCAATGTCTGAAGCTGGAAAGAATAACGGAATATATAGGAGAGGCTCTTCGAAGTGAAAGAGATGATATTGTTCCCTGCACAGAAAATCTTGTGAAGATTATTGAGTTCCTTAGTTTGACAACAAACCAGGAACTTCTAAAAGAAAGTATTTCTGtcgaaaaagagagaataaatgCCCAGGTCAATTACGTGGAAGGGGAATCAGATCAACTCTTTCAAATAGTGAATCTTGTCAACCACATTCGTGATTGCATGGTTAAAATTCAACGGTTTGAAGCCACAACTGGAGTCCTTGTCCCTTCATACTTCCGATGTCCTTTATCACTGGAACTCATGTTGGATCCTGTAATTGTGGCTTCAGGTCAAACCTACGAGAGGTCTTCCATCCAAAAGTGGCTTTATAATGGGTTGACTATTTGCCCGAAGACTCGCcaaacactcacacacacaaaccTCATTCCCAATTATACAGTCAAAGCCATGATAGCAAACTGGTGTGAAGAAAACAATATAAAACTTCATAACTCTGAGCGCACTAATTTTGTCTCAGTGCCATCACCATCAGATCATGCATCTCCGCGAGATTTAATCCATACAGATAGTTCCTCTTGTTCTTTACACAGTAGCAAGATGACATCAAGATCATCTCCCGAAGTTGGAAACGAATTTCAGAAGCAAAAGAGTGATGTTTTGTATAGATTAGGTGTGGAGAAATCCAGCGGATTCCAAATCAAGGAGACAGAAAAGTTTGACCATGCACCCCCTGATCAGTCATATATTCATCACAGGAATGAACCAGCCTCACGTGCCATTTCCAGTGTTGATTATATGCCTCCATCAACGGATCAGTCGTCAAGAACATTTAACAAGCATGAAAATGTGAATGAACTGTCTGGAGAAGTCACAACTGAGTTTCCTGCTGCTGCTTCTCCTCATTATAATGAACTGGGATTTTCCCCTTGGTTATCACGAAAGAAATTTGACAGCTCCCAAACAAAAGTTGAAGTAGCAGAGAATAGAAACCATAATTACTTCAGAGAAAACTCACTCCCATTTTTGGACTCAGGATCTGATGAATTGACCACTATTTCCCATATCAAGAAATTGATTGAAGACCTTAAGAGGCAGTCAAATGAAGTGAAAACTACAGCTGCAGAAGGGTTGCGGCTTCTTACAAAGCACAACATTGAGAATCGCATCATTATTGGCCAGTGTGGGGCTATTGCACCTTTGCTTTCATTGCTGTATTCAGAAATGAAGCTAACCCAAGAACATGCTGTTACGGCCCTTTTGAATTTatcaattaatgaaaacaataaGGCCATGATTGCTAAATCAGGAGCTATAGAACCACTTATCCATGTTCTGAAAACGGGAAATGATGGAGCGAAAGAAAATTCTGCAGCCGCTCTATACAGCCTCTCTGCATTAGAAGAATACAAGGCAAAAATTGGTCGTTCTGGTGCAGTTAAAGCATTGGTGGATCTTCTAGGCTCAGGGACACTTAGAGGGAAGAAAGATGCTGCTGCTGCTTTGTTTAACCtatcaatttttcatgaaaataaggCTTGCATAGTTCAAGCCGGAGCTGTGAAGCACCTTATTAAGTTGATGGACCCTGCTACTGGAATGGTTGACAAGGCTGTCGCTCTTCTAACAAACCTTTCGACAATATGGGAGGGGCATTCAGCAATTAATCAGGAAGGGGGTATCCCTTTACTGGTTGAGATTGTTGAATCAGGATCTCGGAGGGGAAAGGAAAATGCTGCCTCCATACTGTTGCAACTGTGCCTCCACAGTCCCAAGAATTGTACCCTGGTGCTGCAAGAAGGCGCTGTCCCTCCCTTGGTTGCCTTATCTCAGTCTGGCACACCCAGAGCAAAGGAAAAG
- the LOC121252782 gene encoding U-box domain-containing protein 3-like isoform X3, with translation MDTKSVTCLINNISRFIHLVSSRTMKAMPLQKDYRQLVGVLKLLKAVLDEIVDYKIPTDEFLYKECEELDVAVNETRDFIENWSPTMSKICSVLRSEPLLMKIWSSSLKICCLLYRLLKSSPSTLSLNSVQHCMQELQCLKLERITEYIGEALRSERDDIVPCTENLVKIIEFLSLTTNQELLKESISVEKERINAQVNYVEGESDQLFQIVNLVNHIRDCMVKIQRFEATTGVLVPSYFRCPLSLELMLDPVIVASGQTYERSSIQKWLYNGLTICPKTRQTLTHTNLIPNYTVKAMIANWCEENNIKLHNSERTNFVSVPSPSDHASPRDLIHTDSSSCSLHSSKMTSRSSPEVGNEFQKQKSDVLYRLGVEKSSGFQIKETEKFDHAPPDQSYIHHRNEPASRAISSVDYMPPSTDQSSRTFNKHENVNELSGEVTTEFPAAASPHYNELGFSPWLSRKKFDSSQTKVEVAENRNHNYFRENSLPFLDSGSDELTTISHIKKLIEDLKRQSNEVKTTAAEGLRLLTKHNIENRIIIGQCGAIAPLLSLLYSEMKLTQEHAVTALLNLSINENNKAMIAKSGAIEPLIHVLKTGNDGAKENSAAALYSLSALEEYKAKIGRSGAVKALVDLLGSGTLRGKKDAAAALFNLSIFHENKACIVQAGAVKHLIKLMDPATGMVDKAVALLTNLSTIWEGHSAINQEGGIPLLVEIVESGSRRGKENAASILLQLCLHSPKNCTLVLQEGAVPPLVALSQSGTPRAKEKAQQLLSHFRNQREEVAGKGKS, from the exons ATGGACACAAAATCTGTAACATGTCTTATCAACAACATTTCTCGATTCATTCATCTAGTTTCATCTCGGACAATGAAAGCTATGCCTCTTCAGAAGGATTACAGACAACTAGTTGGTGTACTGAAGCTTTTGAAGGCTGTTCTCGATGAAATTGTTGATTACAAAATTCCTACAGATGAATTCCTATATAAAGAATGTGAAGAACTGGACGTGGCTGTTAATGAGACAAGGGACTTCATAGAAAACTGGTCTCCAACCATGAGCAAAATTTGCAGT GTTCTGAGGAGTGAGCCATTGTTGATGAAAATTTGGAGCTCATCACTCAAGATTTGTTGCCTTCTCTATAGATTGTTAAAGTCATCTCCATCTACTTTAAGTTTAAATAGTGTGCAG CACTGTATGCAGGAACTTCAATGTCTGAAGCTGGAAAGAATAACGGAATATATAGGAGAGGCTCTTCGAAGTGAAAGAGATGATATTGTTCCCTGCACAGAAAATCTTGTGAAGATTATTGAGTTCCTTAGTTTGACAACAAACCAGGAACTTCTAAAAGAAAGTATTTCTGtcgaaaaagagagaataaatgCCCAGGTCAATTACGTGGAAGGGGAATCAGATCAACTCTTTCAAATAGTGAATCTTGTCAACCACATTCGTGATTGCATGGTTAAAATTCAACGGTTTGAAGCCACAACTGGAGTCCTTGTCCCTTCATACTTCCGATGTCCTTTATCACTGGAACTCATGTTGGATCCTGTAATTGTGGCTTCAGGTCAAACCTACGAGAGGTCTTCCATCCAAAAGTGGCTTTATAATGGGTTGACTATTTGCCCGAAGACTCGCcaaacactcacacacacaaaccTCATTCCCAATTATACAGTCAAAGCCATGATAGCAAACTGGTGTGAAGAAAACAATATAAAACTTCATAACTCTGAGCGCACTAATTTTGTCTCAGTGCCATCACCATCAGATCATGCATCTCCGCGAGATTTAATCCATACAGATAGTTCCTCTTGTTCTTTACACAGTAGCAAGATGACATCAAGATCATCTCCCGAAGTTGGAAACGAATTTCAGAAGCAAAAGAGTGATGTTTTGTATAGATTAGGTGTGGAGAAATCCAGCGGATTCCAAATCAAGGAGACAGAAAAGTTTGACCATGCACCCCCTGATCAGTCATATATTCATCACAGGAATGAACCAGCCTCACGTGCCATTTCCAGTGTTGATTATATGCCTCCATCAACGGATCAGTCGTCAAGAACATTTAACAAGCATGAAAATGTGAATGAACTGTCTGGAGAAGTCACAACTGAGTTTCCTGCTGCTGCTTCTCCTCATTATAATGAACTGGGATTTTCCCCTTGGTTATCACGAAAGAAATTTGACAGCTCCCAAACAAAAGTTGAAGTAGCAGAGAATAGAAACCATAATTACTTCAGAGAAAACTCACTCCCATTTTTGGACTCAGGATCTGATGAATTGACCACTATTTCCCATATCAAGAAATTGATTGAAGACCTTAAGAGGCAGTCAAATGAAGTGAAAACTACAGCTGCAGAAGGGTTGCGGCTTCTTACAAAGCACAACATTGAGAATCGCATCATTATTGGCCAGTGTGGGGCTATTGCACCTTTGCTTTCATTGCTGTATTCAGAAATGAAGCTAACCCAAGAACATGCTGTTACGGCCCTTTTGAATTTatcaattaatgaaaacaataaGGCCATGATTGCTAAATCAGGAGCTATAGAACCACTTATCCATGTTCTGAAAACGGGAAATGATGGAGCGAAAGAAAATTCTGCAGCCGCTCTATACAGCCTCTCTGCATTAGAAGAATACAAGGCAAAAATTGGTCGTTCTGGTGCAGTTAAAGCATTGGTGGATCTTCTAGGCTCAGGGACACTTAGAGGGAAGAAAGATGCTGCTGCTGCTTTGTTTAACCtatcaatttttcatgaaaataaggCTTGCATAGTTCAAGCCGGAGCTGTGAAGCACCTTATTAAGTTGATGGACCCTGCTACTGGAATGGTTGACAAGGCTGTCGCTCTTCTAACAAACCTTTCGACAATATGGGAGGGGCATTCAGCAATTAATCAGGAAGGGGGTATCCCTTTACTGGTTGAGATTGTTGAATCAGGATCTCGGAGGGGAAAGGAAAATGCTGCCTCCATACTGTTGCAACTGTGCCTCCACAGTCCCAAGAATTGTACCCTGGTGCTGCAAGAAGGCGCTGTCCCTCCCTTGGTTGCCTTATCTCAGTCTGGCACACCCAGAGCAAAGGAAAAG
- the LOC121252782 gene encoding U-box domain-containing protein 3-like isoform X4: protein MKIWSSSLKICCLLYRLLKSSPSTLSLNSVQHCMQELQCLKLERITEYIGEALRSERDDIVPCTENLVKIIEFLSLTTNQELLKESISVEKERINAQVNYVEGESDQLFQIVNLVNHIRDCMVKIQRFEATTGVLVPSYFRCPLSLELMLDPVIVASGQTYERSSIQKWLYNGLTICPKTRQTLTHTNLIPNYTVKAMIANWCEENNIKLHNSERTNFVSVPSPSDHASPRDLIHTDSSSCSLHSSKMTSRSSPEVGNEFQKQKSDVLYRLGVEKSSGFQIKETEKFDHAPPDQSYIHHRNEPASRAISSVDYMPPSTDQSSRTFNKHENVNELSGEVTTEFPAAASPHYNELGFSPWLSRKKFDSSQTKVEVAENRNHNYFRENSLPFLDSGSDELTTISHIKKLIEDLKRQSNEVKTTAAEGLRLLTKHNIENRIIIGQCGAIAPLLSLLYSEMKLTQEHAVTALLNLSINENNKAMIAKSGAIEPLIHVLKTGNDGAKENSAAALYSLSALEEYKAKIGRSGAVKALVDLLGSGTLRGKKDAAAALFNLSIFHENKACIVQAGAVKHLIKLMDPATGMVDKAVALLTNLSTIWEGHSAINQEGGIPLLVEIVESGSRRGKENAASILLQLCLHSPKNCTLVLQEGAVPPLVALSQSGTPRAKEKAQQLLSHFRNQREEVAGKGKS from the exons ATGAAAATTTGGAGCTCATCACTCAAGATTTGTTGCCTTCTCTATAGATTGTTAAAGTCATCTCCATCTACTTTAAGTTTAAATAGTGTGCAG CACTGTATGCAGGAACTTCAATGTCTGAAGCTGGAAAGAATAACGGAATATATAGGAGAGGCTCTTCGAAGTGAAAGAGATGATATTGTTCCCTGCACAGAAAATCTTGTGAAGATTATTGAGTTCCTTAGTTTGACAACAAACCAGGAACTTCTAAAAGAAAGTATTTCTGtcgaaaaagagagaataaatgCCCAGGTCAATTACGTGGAAGGGGAATCAGATCAACTCTTTCAAATAGTGAATCTTGTCAACCACATTCGTGATTGCATGGTTAAAATTCAACGGTTTGAAGCCACAACTGGAGTCCTTGTCCCTTCATACTTCCGATGTCCTTTATCACTGGAACTCATGTTGGATCCTGTAATTGTGGCTTCAGGTCAAACCTACGAGAGGTCTTCCATCCAAAAGTGGCTTTATAATGGGTTGACTATTTGCCCGAAGACTCGCcaaacactcacacacacaaaccTCATTCCCAATTATACAGTCAAAGCCATGATAGCAAACTGGTGTGAAGAAAACAATATAAAACTTCATAACTCTGAGCGCACTAATTTTGTCTCAGTGCCATCACCATCAGATCATGCATCTCCGCGAGATTTAATCCATACAGATAGTTCCTCTTGTTCTTTACACAGTAGCAAGATGACATCAAGATCATCTCCCGAAGTTGGAAACGAATTTCAGAAGCAAAAGAGTGATGTTTTGTATAGATTAGGTGTGGAGAAATCCAGCGGATTCCAAATCAAGGAGACAGAAAAGTTTGACCATGCACCCCCTGATCAGTCATATATTCATCACAGGAATGAACCAGCCTCACGTGCCATTTCCAGTGTTGATTATATGCCTCCATCAACGGATCAGTCGTCAAGAACATTTAACAAGCATGAAAATGTGAATGAACTGTCTGGAGAAGTCACAACTGAGTTTCCTGCTGCTGCTTCTCCTCATTATAATGAACTGGGATTTTCCCCTTGGTTATCACGAAAGAAATTTGACAGCTCCCAAACAAAAGTTGAAGTAGCAGAGAATAGAAACCATAATTACTTCAGAGAAAACTCACTCCCATTTTTGGACTCAGGATCTGATGAATTGACCACTATTTCCCATATCAAGAAATTGATTGAAGACCTTAAGAGGCAGTCAAATGAAGTGAAAACTACAGCTGCAGAAGGGTTGCGGCTTCTTACAAAGCACAACATTGAGAATCGCATCATTATTGGCCAGTGTGGGGCTATTGCACCTTTGCTTTCATTGCTGTATTCAGAAATGAAGCTAACCCAAGAACATGCTGTTACGGCCCTTTTGAATTTatcaattaatgaaaacaataaGGCCATGATTGCTAAATCAGGAGCTATAGAACCACTTATCCATGTTCTGAAAACGGGAAATGATGGAGCGAAAGAAAATTCTGCAGCCGCTCTATACAGCCTCTCTGCATTAGAAGAATACAAGGCAAAAATTGGTCGTTCTGGTGCAGTTAAAGCATTGGTGGATCTTCTAGGCTCAGGGACACTTAGAGGGAAGAAAGATGCTGCTGCTGCTTTGTTTAACCtatcaatttttcatgaaaataaggCTTGCATAGTTCAAGCCGGAGCTGTGAAGCACCTTATTAAGTTGATGGACCCTGCTACTGGAATGGTTGACAAGGCTGTCGCTCTTCTAACAAACCTTTCGACAATATGGGAGGGGCATTCAGCAATTAATCAGGAAGGGGGTATCCCTTTACTGGTTGAGATTGTTGAATCAGGATCTCGGAGGGGAAAGGAAAATGCTGCCTCCATACTGTTGCAACTGTGCCTCCACAGTCCCAAGAATTGTACCCTGGTGCTGCAAGAAGGCGCTGTCCCTCCCTTGGTTGCCTTATCTCAGTCTGGCACACCCAGAGCAAAGGAAAAG